A genomic segment from Rhodothermus sp. encodes:
- a CDS encoding HDOD domain-containing protein — protein sequence MPKSLTPSGRPVPATRFQANLNVRFPPLPRTASEVARLLSDDSAEPNLEKLIEIVHADPIVTQLVLRRINSAYYGLRRRVTEIQKAIALLGFLEVSNIVLTAAMLQLREAVSNPEQAHIFEDLMRLSVGGAIYAQRLAQWLQLCWSRRVFTAGLLHTSGRLILLYNRPDDYEALWYTNENGALPSAEAERTIFGVSYLELNEQAAQEWNLPEMLGLLLGRLETPKDLSDPDLQLQAALVATGSAVAEQLHLARNDTVTLPPQARLLLGYTLTEAQMCKRLLEVRDEVDRYLHMLLQGNGNA from the coding sequence ATGCCGAAGTCTCTGACACCGTCAGGCCGACCAGTCCCGGCCACGCGTTTTCAAGCGAATCTCAATGTTCGCTTCCCGCCACTGCCACGCACAGCCAGCGAAGTAGCTCGGCTGCTCAGCGACGACAGTGCCGAACCCAATCTGGAAAAACTCATCGAAATCGTCCATGCTGACCCGATCGTTACCCAGCTGGTACTGCGGCGCATCAACTCAGCTTATTATGGACTGAGACGCCGTGTGACCGAAATTCAGAAGGCCATCGCCCTGTTGGGTTTTCTTGAGGTCAGTAACATCGTACTGACCGCGGCCATGTTGCAGCTACGAGAGGCGGTCTCCAACCCTGAGCAAGCCCACATTTTCGAGGACCTGATGCGTTTGAGCGTCGGAGGCGCCATCTATGCCCAACGGCTGGCACAATGGCTGCAGTTGTGCTGGTCCCGCCGAGTCTTCACGGCTGGCCTTCTGCATACCAGTGGTCGTCTGATCCTGCTGTATAACCGGCCCGACGATTACGAAGCACTCTGGTACACAAACGAGAACGGTGCCCTTCCTTCGGCCGAGGCCGAGCGTACGATTTTTGGTGTCAGCTATCTGGAGCTGAACGAACAGGCCGCTCAGGAATGGAACCTTCCGGAAATGCTGGGATTGCTTCTGGGCCGGCTAGAAACCCCCAAAGATCTGTCCGATCCAGACCTGCAATTGCAGGCGGCGCTGGTGGCTACGGGTAGTGCCGTCGCCGAGCAGTTGCATCTGGCCCGTAATGATACCGTTACCTTACCTCCTCAGGCCCGTCTTCTGTTAGGGTACACGCTGACCGAGGCCCAGATGTGCAAGCGACTTCTGGAAGTGCGCGACGAAGTGGATCGCTATCTGCACATGCTTCTGCAGGGCAACGGCAATGCTTAG
- the pyrF gene encoding orotidine-5'-phosphate decarboxylase — MFTDRLRALQRLKQTVLCVGLDPDPARLPRPLRRESDRATAIRTFLKQIIDATRHVACAYKLNLAFFEALGRDGWSVLEATLQHISDDALTIADGKRGDIGSSARFYARAVFELLSFDACTVSPYMGRDAVAPFLAYKERATFVLTRTSNPSAQDFQDRRCGNEPLYLAVARTAVRWHQELPGTVGLVVGATDPYALAAVHLACPGLPLLIPGIGAQGGAIEPILQVARRSPVLVNSSRQILYASDRDDFAEAAARAAETLRDQLKEACPS; from the coding sequence ATGTTTACCGACCGACTGCGCGCACTGCAGCGCCTGAAACAGACCGTACTCTGTGTAGGACTGGATCCCGACCCGGCCCGACTCCCTCGTCCCCTTCGGCGGGAATCCGATAGGGCCACAGCCATACGCACTTTTCTAAAGCAGATCATCGACGCGACGCGGCATGTGGCCTGTGCATACAAGCTTAACCTGGCCTTTTTTGAGGCACTCGGCCGGGATGGCTGGTCGGTGCTGGAAGCCACGTTGCAGCACATATCTGATGATGCGCTCACGATAGCCGACGGCAAACGCGGCGATATCGGCTCATCGGCTCGGTTTTATGCCCGTGCCGTTTTTGAACTGCTGTCGTTCGATGCCTGCACAGTTTCCCCTTATATGGGACGTGATGCGGTTGCCCCCTTTCTGGCATACAAAGAGCGCGCGACCTTCGTGCTTACTCGTACGTCCAACCCGAGTGCCCAGGACTTCCAGGATCGTCGCTGTGGCAATGAACCGCTGTATCTGGCCGTTGCTCGAACTGCTGTGCGCTGGCATCAGGAGTTGCCCGGTACCGTCGGTCTGGTGGTAGGTGCCACCGATCCCTATGCCCTGGCTGCTGTGCACCTGGCCTGCCCGGGCCTGCCCCTCCTGATTCCCGGCATCGGCGCGCAGGGTGGCGCGATTGAACCCATTCTGCAGGTCGCTCGACGCAGCCCGGTTCTGGTCAACAGTAGTCGCCAGATCCTCTATGCCTCGGATCGTGACGACTTTGCCGAGGCAGCCGCTCGTGCTGCTGAAACGCTACGCGATCAGTTAAAGGAGGCATGTCCCTCCTGA
- a CDS encoding DUF2851 family protein: MSTRPPEALLHDLWAHGLFSEKPLQTTTGEPIRIVHPGEANPDAGPDFLNACLLIDGTRWYGSIELHIRSSAWKAHGHHRDPRYNSVILHVVLEADATTGSLQRADGTRLPELVLAPYLPHSLRSLLYTFYRRAHKPLPCAAQWHLVPEPVRMRWLDTLGRTRLQQRAQHVQALLSQTPSDQVLYELLMMALGYAANAEPMRLLTRRLPLAMLRALPTLPDVEAVLLGTAGLLETLRPDRLLTAEHWKVLRLRFGQWQQQWGLVPLPALLWQQGRQRPANRPVRRLLQAAGWLAPGGWLRQHPIAQLEAALHHPHPLRRLRRLLRSPSSHIPLGRQRTDILLINALLPFLLARNPDYHDQLVRLLQTMPAERDRITQRFAQLSCQAATAFDSQALHQLYRAYCQRWHCLHCEIGRYLMDRAS, translated from the coding sequence ATGTCTACCCGTCCTCCCGAAGCGCTTCTGCACGACCTCTGGGCACATGGGCTTTTTTCTGAGAAACCACTGCAGACCACGACCGGTGAACCGATCCGTATTGTGCATCCGGGAGAAGCCAACCCTGACGCGGGCCCTGACTTTTTAAATGCCTGCCTGCTGATTGATGGCACGCGCTGGTATGGAAGTATTGAGCTGCACATTCGTTCATCGGCATGGAAGGCGCACGGCCATCATCGGGATCCACGCTACAACAGTGTCATCCTGCACGTCGTGCTCGAAGCCGATGCAACTACCGGTTCTCTGCAACGTGCAGATGGTACCCGACTCCCCGAACTGGTGTTGGCCCCTTACCTCCCTCATTCCCTTCGCTCATTGCTCTACACCTTCTACCGTCGTGCTCATAAGCCCCTCCCCTGTGCAGCCCAATGGCACCTGGTACCCGAGCCGGTACGCATGCGCTGGCTGGATACGCTGGGACGTACCCGCCTCCAGCAACGAGCCCAACACGTTCAGGCGCTTCTGAGCCAAACTCCATCAGACCAGGTACTCTATGAGCTGCTCATGATGGCGCTGGGGTATGCAGCCAACGCAGAACCGATGCGGTTGCTAACCCGGCGACTACCTCTCGCGATGCTACGGGCCTTGCCTACCCTTCCAGACGTCGAGGCGGTTCTACTGGGCACAGCCGGCCTGCTCGAAACCCTGCGTCCGGACCGTCTGCTCACCGCCGAACACTGGAAGGTGTTACGCCTCCGTTTTGGCCAGTGGCAGCAACAATGGGGGCTTGTTCCCCTGCCGGCCCTGCTATGGCAGCAGGGCCGGCAGCGTCCGGCCAACCGTCCCGTGCGCCGTCTGCTACAGGCTGCCGGCTGGCTGGCTCCCGGCGGCTGGCTCCGCCAGCATCCCATAGCGCAACTCGAAGCGGCACTCCACCATCCCCATCCCCTGCGTCGCTTACGCCGGCTACTTCGCTCCCCCAGCTCCCACATCCCACTGGGCCGACAACGCACCGACATTCTTCTGATCAATGCCCTTCTCCCATTTCTGCTGGCCCGCAACCCGGATTATCACGATCAGCTTGTCCGGCTCCTGCAGACAATGCCGGCCGAACGGGACCGGATTACCCAACGCTTTGCCCAACTATCCTGCCAGGCCGCCACTGCCTTCGACTCGCAGGCGCTCCATCAGCTCTATCGAGCGTACTGTCAGCGCTGGCATTGTCTGCACTGTGAAATTGGTCGATATTTGATGGATCGTGCTTCGTAA
- a CDS encoding RagB/SusD family nutrient uptake outer membrane protein, with translation MLMKRLTCYIALLTLLLWTSGCDLLTIEDRPDPNGPSLEDLLQNPTRAKLANLATGIESASRFELNIYLIDVGMIGREYWRFSSADPRFTGDLLGKGTAVLDNNTFYITRPWGARYRVVRNAHILLEALSNAADLSDAEKRALAGFAKTFIAYQLLLNLNLTYDNGIRVDVSGPEPGPIVSRTEALASIASLLDEAAQDLSAGGDAFPFPLSSGFAGFNTPATFRQFNRALAARVAAYREQFEQVLTLLADSFYDPEGDLKTGVYHSFSTAAGDMVNPLFFDPNAPAGDALVAHPSFAAEIEPGDQRLSKVVLREEPASLDGLTSNYGFYVYPAADAPIPIIRNAELILLAAEAHIQLGNLTTAVSLLNRIRNAAGLPDYAGPLTQDALIDEMLRQRRYELYGEGHRWIDLRRYNRLEELPIDRPGDDVWRQFPIPATENL, from the coding sequence ATGCTTATGAAACGTCTGACCTGCTATATCGCGCTATTGACGCTGCTCCTCTGGACGAGCGGCTGCGATTTGTTGACGATTGAGGATCGCCCGGATCCCAATGGGCCCAGTTTAGAGGATCTGCTGCAGAATCCGACACGCGCCAAACTTGCCAACCTGGCCACGGGGATCGAATCGGCCAGCCGTTTTGAATTAAACATTTACCTGATCGATGTCGGCATGATCGGCCGAGAATACTGGCGCTTTTCGTCCGCAGATCCTCGCTTTACCGGTGATCTGCTGGGCAAAGGAACGGCCGTGCTGGACAACAACACGTTCTATATCACACGTCCCTGGGGCGCACGTTACCGTGTCGTGCGGAACGCGCACATATTACTGGAGGCGCTTTCCAACGCAGCCGACCTGAGCGACGCCGAAAAACGTGCCCTGGCCGGCTTTGCTAAAACCTTTATCGCGTATCAGTTACTTTTGAATCTGAATCTGACCTACGACAACGGCATTCGGGTCGATGTCTCCGGTCCTGAACCAGGACCCATTGTTTCGCGCACCGAAGCGCTGGCCTCTATCGCCAGCCTGCTGGATGAGGCTGCTCAGGACCTGTCGGCCGGAGGCGATGCGTTTCCTTTTCCGCTGTCGTCGGGCTTCGCGGGTTTTAACACCCCGGCCACATTCCGTCAATTCAACCGCGCCCTGGCCGCACGTGTCGCTGCTTACCGTGAGCAATTTGAGCAGGTGTTGACGTTGCTGGCCGATTCCTTCTACGATCCGGAGGGAGATCTGAAAACGGGCGTCTACCATAGTTTTTCTACAGCAGCAGGCGACATGGTCAATCCGCTCTTTTTTGACCCCAATGCACCGGCTGGAGATGCACTGGTCGCCCATCCTTCTTTCGCTGCGGAAATTGAACCCGGCGATCAACGCCTGAGCAAAGTGGTGCTTCGGGAAGAACCGGCCTCGCTGGATGGACTTACTTCTAACTATGGTTTTTATGTCTATCCTGCGGCTGACGCGCCAATCCCAATCATCCGCAATGCCGAATTGATCTTACTGGCCGCCGAAGCCCATATTCAGCTGGGGAATCTGACCACGGCCGTGTCGTTACTCAACCGTATCCGTAACGCCGCAGGCCTTCCGGACTATGCCGGCCCGCTGACGCAGGACGCTCTGATTGACGAAATGCTTCGCCAGCGTCGTTATGAGCTCTACGGCGAAGGGCATCGCTGGATTGATCTGCGGCGCTATAACCGGCTGGAAGAGCTACCCATCGATCGGCCTGGGGACGACGTCTGGCGTCAGTTTCCCATTCCGGCCACCGAAAATCTATAA
- a CDS encoding acyl-CoA dehydrogenase family protein, which produces MSLLSRLKGISAEDRRMIEEIEAMLGPEPEEMGFMKNLFWGRFREDLVFPYPEASREEREKCDALLARLEDYLKNEHPSILIDQEQYIPDWVFERLFELGVMGLTIPEEYGGLGLGVTSYNRVLELIGRYCASTAVVVSAHQSIGCKAIMLFGTEEQKRKYLPIVAREKLAAFCLSEPNVGSDAAGQQTRCELSEDGKYYILNGEKKWSTSGALAGVLTVMAKQRLKNPKTGKEEDRVTALIVTPDMEGVDVFEKNRSKAGIRGTWQARIRFTNVKVPRENLLHKEGKGLNVALSCLNYGRCTLSAGVLGGATWAMEQSTKWAQTRYQFGRPIADFEAIQQKIAKMAALTYGMRALLYMTTGMLDRHDPDIMLETAATKVFCSQMGWEVIDEALQIMGGEGYMTENEMERVWRDHRIHRIVEGANEVMQSYIFGYGGKQLAEQMLAIKQALGWDRDQSPVENLQRIVRNAFNPALLRRAVPLAAELFLGIRPEAPRIRRVHPSLRPWADRLARLVQQHTHYFKLLSKWEGDAIVARQAQQARLADNAMYLFALSAALSDMDRQLRQGASGVAFEKDRAAFEHLFDLLEIRIQQNLGLLRRNGDASMRRAAQATLRYVDTLPNQDYYIHEASPVAKGTGKPVQKEYIKQFPGDRYVTTGGDGAPAESSPARSKA; this is translated from the coding sequence ATGTCGTTACTGAGCCGTCTAAAAGGCATTTCGGCGGAAGATCGCCGGATGATCGAAGAGATTGAGGCTATGCTGGGCCCTGAGCCCGAAGAGATGGGATTCATGAAAAACCTTTTCTGGGGACGTTTTCGCGAAGACCTGGTCTTTCCGTATCCGGAAGCGTCCCGAGAAGAGCGAGAAAAGTGTGATGCGTTGCTGGCCCGGCTGGAAGACTATCTCAAGAACGAGCATCCGTCCATTCTGATCGATCAGGAGCAGTATATCCCTGACTGGGTTTTTGAGCGGCTTTTTGAACTGGGCGTAATGGGCTTGACCATCCCCGAAGAGTACGGTGGGCTGGGACTGGGGGTAACCAGCTACAACCGGGTGTTGGAGCTGATCGGCCGTTATTGTGCCTCGACGGCAGTGGTCGTCTCAGCGCATCAGTCGATTGGCTGCAAGGCCATCATGCTATTCGGGACGGAGGAGCAGAAGCGGAAATATCTTCCGATTGTCGCGCGGGAAAAGCTGGCCGCTTTCTGTCTGTCGGAGCCCAATGTGGGCTCAGATGCAGCGGGACAGCAGACGCGCTGTGAGCTGAGTGAAGACGGGAAGTATTACATTCTGAATGGTGAGAAGAAGTGGTCCACCTCAGGGGCGCTGGCCGGCGTGTTGACGGTGATGGCCAAGCAACGCCTGAAGAACCCGAAAACGGGTAAAGAGGAAGACCGGGTGACGGCCCTGATCGTCACACCCGACATGGAAGGTGTGGACGTGTTCGAAAAGAATCGTAGCAAGGCCGGCATTCGGGGGACCTGGCAGGCGCGCATTCGCTTTACCAATGTGAAGGTGCCGCGTGAAAACTTGCTTCACAAAGAGGGCAAGGGGTTGAATGTAGCCCTGAGCTGCCTGAACTACGGGCGTTGCACGCTTTCGGCCGGTGTTCTGGGAGGTGCGACCTGGGCGATGGAGCAGAGCACAAAGTGGGCCCAGACGCGCTATCAGTTTGGGCGTCCGATTGCTGACTTTGAGGCTATTCAGCAGAAAATTGCCAAAATGGCGGCCCTGACCTATGGCATGCGGGCCCTGTTGTACATGACCACCGGGATGCTTGACCGGCATGATCCAGATATTATGCTGGAGACGGCCGCCACAAAGGTCTTCTGCTCGCAGATGGGGTGGGAGGTGATCGACGAAGCCCTGCAGATCATGGGCGGCGAAGGCTATATGACCGAAAATGAAATGGAGCGGGTCTGGCGTGATCATCGCATCCATCGCATTGTGGAGGGGGCTAATGAAGTCATGCAGTCATATATCTTTGGCTATGGGGGCAAGCAGCTGGCCGAACAGATGCTGGCCATCAAGCAGGCGCTGGGATGGGATCGCGATCAGTCGCCGGTAGAAAACCTGCAGCGTATTGTGCGCAATGCATTTAACCCAGCGCTTTTGCGGCGGGCTGTTCCGCTGGCAGCGGAACTCTTTCTGGGGATTCGTCCCGAAGCCCCTCGCATTCGCCGCGTGCATCCGAGTCTGCGTCCCTGGGCTGACCGGCTGGCCCGCCTGGTGCAACAGCATACGCACTATTTCAAGCTGCTGAGTAAGTGGGAGGGAGATGCCATCGTGGCCCGACAGGCGCAGCAGGCACGATTGGCCGATAATGCCATGTATCTGTTTGCGCTGAGTGCTGCACTTTCAGACATGGATAGGCAGCTGCGCCAGGGCGCTTCAGGGGTCGCCTTTGAGAAAGACCGGGCCGCTTTTGAACACCTGTTTGATCTGTTGGAGATTCGGATTCAGCAGAATCTGGGGCTGCTGCGTCGTAACGGAGATGCCAGCATGCGCCGGGCTGCGCAGGCTACGCTGCGTTATGTCGATACGCTGCCCAACCAGGACTACTATATCCACGAGGCTTCGCCAGTGGCTAAAGGGACCGGTAAGCCGGTGCAGAAGGAATATATCAAGCAGTTCCCTGGTGACCGCTACGTGACAACAGGCGGGGATGGAGCTCCTGCAGAATCGTCGCCTGCTCGGTCGAAAGCGTAG
- a CDS encoding TonB-dependent receptor, which produces MQHWKRFWMIGFVAAGVVEGQPVADTIRTYALDPVVITLEHGEEMDPRLSSVWRVSLAELAMEDATSASEITYLLPGVSVQTNSRGETLFYPRGSGERQVALFLDGALLTIPWDYRYDLDLVPVAVLGGITLIPGNASVLYGTNAAAGVLSLRSRLLAHPGRLTEISVWGGAPASMQASVVHLAHTGRIAYTVGAGYAYRSGLPLPEVDLPYSQPDPKLRTNTDRRLFHLLSRVQTGRAGRRIGVTLFYMQGMQGVAPESHLNPLNASVRYWRYPLQQHTLVIVSGERDVQGGRVEGAFWGGVFRQRIDQYQDVYYKTRTVREEDADWIAGGRLVWRRPVGMVQWQLALNWVGSRRGQRIYAYEATGQPAVLSPPVLYYQQHLLSAGVELRRSFGSRMQGMVGFSYDAMLTPETGDKPSRGPMHAWSLGVGLRRVWQEGVEGFVAASRKVRFPTMRELFSGALGRFLVNPALRSETVWIAEAGLRLFSTQSYAELIGYVNRTFDTIDQRTVVVAGERKRLRINLEGSQVYGFEARLGWMLPRSWQLEGHMAGLRSRAFVPGPDRPLVEKPAWLATLTLRRTPGLGLAPLVQLHYRGQAWALDEANQLQPLPDAWLLHIRLAYRLPVEAGQVEGFVRINNVMNTAIWSQLGLPGPGRELRLGVQVWF; this is translated from the coding sequence ATGCAACACTGGAAGCGGTTCTGGATGATAGGGTTTGTGGCGGCCGGGGTGGTCGAAGGACAGCCTGTGGCCGATACAATCCGGACGTATGCGTTGGATCCGGTCGTGATTACGTTGGAACATGGGGAGGAGATGGATCCCCGGCTATCTTCGGTCTGGCGTGTCTCGCTGGCCGAACTGGCCATGGAGGATGCCACCAGCGCCTCGGAGATTACTTACCTGCTTCCCGGTGTATCGGTCCAGACGAATTCGCGAGGGGAGACGCTGTTCTATCCACGGGGGAGTGGCGAGCGGCAGGTGGCGCTTTTCCTGGATGGCGCGTTGTTGACCATTCCCTGGGATTATCGGTACGATCTGGATCTGGTCCCGGTCGCTGTACTGGGAGGTATTACGCTGATTCCAGGCAATGCTTCGGTCCTGTATGGGACCAACGCGGCTGCCGGTGTGCTGAGCCTGCGTTCACGCTTGCTGGCGCATCCAGGACGGCTAACTGAAATAAGTGTGTGGGGAGGGGCTCCTGCTTCCATGCAGGCGAGTGTGGTACATCTGGCACATACAGGCCGTATCGCTTATACCGTGGGGGCAGGCTATGCGTATCGCAGCGGGCTGCCGCTACCGGAGGTGGATCTCCCCTATAGCCAGCCGGATCCGAAGCTGCGAACCAACACGGATCGCCGCCTCTTTCATCTGTTGTCCCGGGTGCAGACAGGACGTGCCGGCCGTCGGATCGGTGTAACGCTCTTTTACATGCAGGGAATGCAGGGTGTGGCGCCGGAAAGCCATCTCAATCCATTGAACGCGTCGGTGCGTTACTGGCGTTATCCGTTACAACAACATACGCTGGTGATTGTAAGTGGTGAGCGAGATGTACAGGGGGGACGGGTGGAAGGTGCTTTCTGGGGAGGCGTGTTCCGACAGCGGATAGATCAGTACCAGGATGTGTACTATAAAACGCGTACGGTACGGGAAGAAGACGCAGACTGGATTGCAGGTGGACGGCTGGTATGGCGACGGCCTGTTGGCATGGTGCAGTGGCAGCTGGCACTCAACTGGGTAGGCAGCCGGCGTGGCCAGCGGATATATGCCTATGAGGCGACCGGCCAACCGGCAGTGTTGTCTCCGCCTGTCCTGTACTACCAGCAGCATCTGTTGAGCGCGGGTGTCGAGCTGAGACGCTCTTTCGGATCGCGCATGCAGGGGATGGTAGGCTTCAGCTACGACGCGATGTTGACACCGGAAACCGGCGATAAGCCTTCGCGCGGTCCCATGCATGCCTGGAGCCTGGGGGTGGGCTTACGCCGGGTCTGGCAGGAAGGCGTGGAAGGATTCGTGGCCGCTTCGCGCAAAGTGCGGTTTCCGACCATGCGTGAGCTATTCAGTGGAGCACTGGGGCGGTTTCTGGTAAACCCTGCGCTGCGCTCCGAGACAGTCTGGATTGCCGAGGCCGGTCTGCGTCTGTTTTCCACACAAAGCTATGCAGAGCTGATTGGATACGTCAACCGCACCTTCGACACAATTGATCAGCGTACCGTAGTGGTAGCTGGCGAGCGTAAGCGACTGCGCATTAACCTGGAGGGAAGCCAGGTCTACGGCTTTGAGGCCCGACTCGGATGGATGCTTCCTCGTAGCTGGCAGCTTGAAGGGCATATGGCCGGTTTGCGCAGCCGTGCGTTTGTACCCGGGCCGGATCGCCCGCTGGTAGAAAAACCAGCCTGGTTAGCGACGCTGACGCTCCGTCGCACGCCGGGGCTGGGGCTGGCTCCTCTGGTGCAGCTACACTACCGGGGACAGGCCTGGGCCCTGGACGAGGCGAACCAGCTCCAACCCCTGCCCGATGCCTGGCTTCTGCATATACGGTTGGCTTACCGGCTACCGGTGGAGGCAGGTCAGGTAGAAGGATTTGTACGCATTAACAACGTAATGAATACGGCTATATGGTCGCAGCTCGGCCTGCCCGGACCGGGCCGTGAGCTGCGTCTGGGGGTGCAGGTGTGGTTCTAA
- a CDS encoding glucose-1-phosphate adenylyltransferase yields MEQVQLAAEPDLETLRINERTIAIILGGGAGTRLFPLTLKRSKPAVPLAGKYRLIDIPISNCINSGINRIFVLTQFNSASLNRHIAQTYRFDRFRTGFVTILAAEQTPSSREWFQGTADAVRRSMAHIGVFRHDYVLILSGDQLYLMDYRFLLTHHRSMQADITIATIPVRAEEAPAFGILKTSEEGLITEFYEKPPLHELAGKESPVSPEMAAQGRIYLASMGIYVFNRTVLRTLLEQYQMDHDFGKQIIPKAIQQYRVVSYPFTGYWSDIGTIRSFYEANLMLAQRHPPFDMYNPQMPIYTNARMLPPAKVQSSFVQDSIIAEGSVIINSQIVNSVIGIRSVIRENATVKNVVMMGADYYPWHDPSLRDPVEGPENPGIGEESYVEGAIIDKNVSIGRRCVIKNRDQVQEGEGPNFYIRDGIVVLPKNARIEDGTII; encoded by the coding sequence ATGGAACAGGTACAACTGGCTGCAGAGCCGGATCTGGAAACGCTCCGGATCAACGAGCGAACCATTGCCATCATCCTGGGAGGGGGCGCCGGAACACGCTTGTTCCCCCTGACGCTTAAACGTTCCAAGCCTGCTGTTCCACTGGCTGGCAAGTATCGGCTTATCGACATTCCCATCTCCAACTGTATTAATTCGGGGATCAACCGAATTTTTGTGCTCACTCAGTTTAACTCGGCCAGCCTGAACCGACATATAGCGCAGACCTATCGTTTCGATCGGTTCCGAACCGGTTTTGTAACCATTCTGGCGGCTGAGCAGACTCCCTCCTCACGCGAGTGGTTTCAGGGAACGGCCGATGCTGTACGTCGCAGCATGGCACATATCGGCGTCTTCCGGCATGACTACGTGCTGATTCTCTCGGGGGATCAGCTCTATCTGATGGACTATCGGTTTCTGCTGACGCATCACCGATCCATGCAGGCAGACATTACCATTGCTACCATTCCGGTACGTGCTGAGGAAGCACCGGCCTTCGGTATTCTGAAAACCAGCGAGGAAGGCCTTATTACCGAGTTCTACGAGAAACCGCCGTTGCATGAGCTGGCCGGTAAAGAAAGCCCGGTGTCGCCTGAGATGGCCGCTCAGGGACGCATCTACCTGGCTTCGATGGGGATCTACGTCTTTAACCGGACGGTACTGCGTACCCTGCTGGAGCAGTACCAGATGGACCACGATTTTGGTAAACAGATCATTCCCAAGGCGATTCAACAATACCGGGTGGTGAGCTACCCGTTTACGGGATACTGGAGTGATATTGGAACGATCCGTTCGTTCTATGAAGCCAATCTGATGCTGGCACAGCGGCATCCACCCTTTGATATGTATAATCCCCAGATGCCCATTTATACAAACGCGCGGATGCTACCGCCGGCAAAAGTGCAGAGCTCGTTTGTGCAGGATTCGATTATCGCAGAAGGCAGCGTGATTATCAACAGTCAGATCGTCAACTCGGTAATTGGCATACGATCGGTCATCCGGGAAAATGCCACGGTTAAAAACGTGGTGATGATGGGCGCTGACTATTACCCGTGGCATGACCCGAGCCTGCGCGATCCGGTGGAGGGTCCGGAAAATCCAGGTATTGGTGAGGAATCGTATGTAGAGGGCGCTATTATTGACAAAAACGTCAGCATCGGGCGACGCTGCGTGATCAAGAACCGGGATCAGGTGCAAGAAGGCGAAGGACCTAATTTTTACATTCGTGACGGTATTGTTGTGTTGCCCAAAAACGCCCGGATTGAAGACGGAACGATCATTTAA